In one Lolium rigidum isolate FL_2022 chromosome 3, APGP_CSIRO_Lrig_0.1, whole genome shotgun sequence genomic region, the following are encoded:
- the LOC124700764 gene encoding hydrophobic protein LTI6A-like, giving the protein MSDSTATIIDIILAIILPPLGVFIKYGCELEFWICLLLSFFGYLPGIIYAVYVILKE; this is encoded by the exons ATGTCGGATAGCACGGCGACCATTATCGACATCATCCTCGCCATCATCCTCCCTCCCCTCGGCGTCTTCATCAAGTACGGCTGCGAG CTTGAGTTCTGGATCTGTCTCCTGCTGTCATTTTTCGGATACCTGCCAGGAATCATATACGCCGTCTACGTGATATTGAAAGAGTAA